One genomic region from Delphinus delphis chromosome 14, mDelDel1.2, whole genome shotgun sequence encodes:
- the LYRM2 gene encoding LYR motif-containing protein 2 yields the protein MAASRLPPATLTLKQFVRRQQVLLLYRRILQAIRQVPNDSDRKYLKDWAREEFKRNKSATEEDTIRMMITQGNMQLKELEKTLALARS from the exons ATGGCAGCTTCCCGCTTACCCCCAGCGACGCTAACGCTAAAGCAG TTCGTGAGAAGGCAACAAGTTCTCCTCCTCTACAGAAGGATTTTGCAGGCAATTCGGCAAGTTCCAAATGATTCTGATCGCAAATACCTGAAGGACTGGGCAAGGGAAgaattcaaaagaaacaaaagtgccACCGAAGAG GATACAATCCGGATGATGATTACTCAAGGCAATATGCAGCTCAAAGAGTTAGAAAAAACACTTGCTTTAGCCAGATCTTAA